GAGCCATCGATTAGGCTAGCCTAGCTGACTAGCAAGACACCACGTGTTTTTAGCGCATTTTGTAGTATTACTACATCGCAAGCAAGGCGTGTATGCAACTGCCCGAGCAAGCGCTTGCGGCCCGTCATTTCCGAATTCGCTTGGCTCTTGGCGCGCTTTGTGGCACGCAATTCGCGTGCGCGACGGTAGTGACAAGTTCGGTACCTGTGGAAAACCCTGTCCCACGACCGGCCCGTTTGTAGGAAAATTACAGGATTCGTCCCACCCGGACAGTCCCCACTTCCAGGAGAACCCGCATGGCCCTGCACCGCACTCTGGCCGCCGTCACCCAGCGCATCATCGACCGCAGCCGTGGCCCCCGCCAGGCCTATCTGGACGTCACCCGCAAGAACGCCGGCCGCAGGGTCGAGCGTACGCTGCTCTCGTGCACGAACCTCGCCCACGGTTTTGCGGCCATGCCGGGCGAAGCGAAGATCCGCCTGAAAGCGCTGGAGCGGCCGAACCTCGGCATTGTCTCGGCGTACAACGACATGCTGTCGGCACATCAGCCGCTGGAGGCGTTTCCGGCGTGGCTCAAGCAGGCGGCGCTGGACGCCGGCGGCACCGCGCAGTTTGCCGGCGGCGTGCCCGCCATGTGTGATGGCGTCACGCAGGGGCAGGACGGGATGGAGCTGTCGCTGTTCTCGCGCGACACGATTGCCCTGTCGACGGCCGTGGCGCTGTCGCACCAGATGTTCGACGCGGCGCTGTACCTGGGCGTGTGCGACAAGATCGTGCCGGGGCTGGTGATTGGCGCGCTGTCGTTCGGCCACCTGCCCGCCGTGTTCGTGCCGGCCGGCCCCATGACCACCGGCATCAGCAATGATGAAAAAGCCCGCACGCGGCAGCTTTATGCCGAGGGCAAGCTCTCGCGCGCCGATCTGCTCGAAGCCGAATCCAAGTCGTACCACGGCCCGGGCACGTGCACGTTCTACGGCACGGCCAATTCCAACCAGATGCTGATGGAGGTGATGGGCCTGCACCTGCCGGGCACCGCCTTCATCAACCCGAACACACCGCTGCGCGAGGCGCTCACGCGGGAATCGGCTCGCCAGGCGCTCAAGCTCGTCTTCAGCGGCGACCAATACACCCCCATTGCCGACGTGCTGGATGAGCGCGCCTTCGTCAACGGCATCGTCGGCCTGCTGGCCACCGGGGGCTCGACCAACCACACGCTGCACCTGGTTGCGATGGCCCGTGCGGCCGGCATCCTGCTCACGTGGGACGACTTCAACGATCTGTCGGGCGTGATTCCGCTGCTGGCGCGTGTCTACCCGAACGGCAAGGCCGACGTGAACGAATTCCAGGCCGCAGGCGGTCTGTCCATCGTGATTCGCGAACTGATCGACGCCGGCCTGCTGCACGACGACGTGACAACGATCATGGGCAAGGGCCTGCGCCGTCATGCGCAGGAGCCGTTCCTGGACGGTGAGAAACTCGTCTGGCGCGATGGCGCAGCTGCCTCGCTCGATACCAACATCGTGCGCGGCGTGGCCGAGCCGTTCTCGCCGGACGGCGGCCTGCGCGTGCTCGAAGGCAACATCGGACGCTCGGTGATCAAGGTGTCGGCGGTCAAGCCGGAGCATCGCTTTGTGGAAGCGCCGGCGCGCGTGTTCCTCGCCCAGGACGATCTGATCAACGCCTTCAAAGCCGGTGAACTCGAGCGCGATTTCGTGGCCGTGCTGCCGTATCAGGGCCCGGCCGCCAACGGCATGCCCGAGCTGCACAAGCTCACGCCGACGCTCTCGGTGCTGCAGGAGCGCGGTTTCAAGGTCGCGCTGGTGACGGACGGCCGCATGTCGGGCGCGTCGGGCAAGGTGCCGGCCGCCATCCACATCACCCCGGAAGCGCTCAACGGCGGGCCGCTCGCGCGTGTGCGCGATGGCGACATCGTCGTGCTGGATGCGGAAGCGGGCACGCTGCAAGTGCGCGTGCCGGAGGCGGAGTGGAATGTCCGCCAGGTCACCGCGCCGGATCTGTCGCACTACCACGCAGGCGTTGGGCGGGACCTGTTCTCGGGCTTCCGCCGCAATGTGTCGGCAGCGGAAGAAGGCGCCTGCACGTTGTTCGTCTCGGCGGGCGCATAAGCTGAAGCCAGACCGACCTCCCAGGCCCCGTACCTGGGCGGGTTGCGTCTACAGCATCGACTTGTCGATCGAGATGCCCAGCTCACCGGCCATCTGCTCGACAAGCGCCTGCAGCCTGGCCACCTTGTCGGCCAACTGCTTCTGCTCCGCTTTCAGCGCCTCGAACTCGGACGGCGCAATGGACTCGTCAACGCCGCCGCTCTGGCGGATGTCAGCTTGCGCAACTTCACCGCACAGCAAGTGCATCCAGCGGCTTTCACGCTCGCCCGGCATGCGCGGCAGCTTCACGACATAGGGCGGATCGTGCTCTGCCAGTTCATCCAGAAACGCCTCAACGGATGAAATGTCGGCAAAGGCGTGAAACCGCGCCGCGTTCAGTCGCAACTCGGCGGCGGTCTGCGGGCCGCGCAGCAGCAGCACGGTGAGCAACGCGACGGATTGGCTTGGCACACCCAGCACGCGGTTCATGTTGTGTTCGAACCGCGGCACACGGCTGCTGCTGCCTTCCATGACCAAGCTCAGCGTTTTCAGCCCGTCGATGGCCGTAAGGATTTCAGCTTCGGTGACGGACA
Above is a genomic segment from Ralstonia pickettii containing:
- the edd gene encoding phosphogluconate dehydratase; its protein translation is MALHRTLAAVTQRIIDRSRGPRQAYLDVTRKNAGRRVERTLLSCTNLAHGFAAMPGEAKIRLKALERPNLGIVSAYNDMLSAHQPLEAFPAWLKQAALDAGGTAQFAGGVPAMCDGVTQGQDGMELSLFSRDTIALSTAVALSHQMFDAALYLGVCDKIVPGLVIGALSFGHLPAVFVPAGPMTTGISNDEKARTRQLYAEGKLSRADLLEAESKSYHGPGTCTFYGTANSNQMLMEVMGLHLPGTAFINPNTPLREALTRESARQALKLVFSGDQYTPIADVLDERAFVNGIVGLLATGGSTNHTLHLVAMARAAGILLTWDDFNDLSGVIPLLARVYPNGKADVNEFQAAGGLSIVIRELIDAGLLHDDVTTIMGKGLRRHAQEPFLDGEKLVWRDGAAASLDTNIVRGVAEPFSPDGGLRVLEGNIGRSVIKVSAVKPEHRFVEAPARVFLAQDDLINAFKAGELERDFVAVLPYQGPAANGMPELHKLTPTLSVLQERGFKVALVTDGRMSGASGKVPAAIHITPEALNGGPLARVRDGDIVVLDAEAGTLQVRVPEAEWNVRQVTAPDLSHYHAGVGRDLFSGFRRNVSAAEEGACTLFVSAGA
- a CDS encoding YceH family protein, with translation MNINSDAVQRRAIRTLTALEGRVLGVLVEKQHTVPDTYPLTLNALAAGCNQKTARAPVMSVTEAEILTAIDGLKTLSLVMEGSSSRVPRFEHNMNRVLGVPSQSVALLTVLLLRGPQTAAELRLNAARFHAFADISSVEAFLDELAEHDPPYVVKLPRMPGERESRWMHLLCGEVAQADIRQSGGVDESIAPSEFEALKAEQKQLADKVARLQALVEQMAGELGISIDKSML